A DNA window from Schistocerca americana isolate TAMUIC-IGC-003095 chromosome 4, iqSchAmer2.1, whole genome shotgun sequence contains the following coding sequences:
- the LOC124613696 gene encoding uncharacterized protein LOC124613696: MLRLVIELTMGRYYKRKTQKAKWMQEELCKALDAIKSGRKIREVSRAFGIHEATLRTRMKYAEANNIANNFDKSSRLAGKDWLALFLKRNPSISLRKPEATSIIRIQAFNEEEVNAYFKNLERVFEKYKFKEGRVFNVDETGINTVQKPDRILAPKGVKQIVLLVPTPPPTFIFPRKRMSNLLSKGGPVGAIYGCSVNGSSNESLFFEWIQHFQNNVKSTIDDPVLLILDNHSSHMSLDIFEFCKKHSIVMVTIPPHTSHKLQPLDVTFFSSLKLVFSRECDMYMKSQVYHKITPYELAELFNKAYNKVTTMDNGQSGFKACGICPFNPNKFQRDDLQQCEIFRDVVLEDEEVPNARNGNEVVASTNEPHIPKRSQERILESSAEDVPLLVGLEEVTTTSTKSACVKHTKQAKGKPKGKSVILTATPEKNKLLTELSIKKQKEAMKKKAEGNKKRNRKDKADKCRNLQLKSLKEEIDIV; this comes from the exons atgcttaggttagtcatcgaacttacg atgggtagatattataaaagaaaaacccagaaagcaaaatggatgcaagaggaactttgtaaggctcttgatgccatcaaatctggaagaaaaataagagaagtatcAAGAGCTTTTGGGATTCATGAAGCTACACTGCGAACGAGAATGAAG tatgcagaggctaacaacattgcaaacaattttgataaatcatctaggttagctggaaaggattggctagctctatttttaaaaagaaacccaagtattagcttgagaaaacctgaagcaactagcattatcagaatacaggcatttaatgaagaagaggttaatgcatattttaaaaatttagaacgcgtctttgaaaaatataaatttaaagaggggcgagtgttcaacgtcgatgaaacgggcataaatactgtacaaaagcccgacagaattttggctcctaaaggtgttaaacaaatag tgctgCTGGTACCTACACCCCCCCCTACGTTTATCTTCCCCAGGAAGAGGATGTCAAATCTCTTAAGTAAAGGTGGACCAGTTGGAGCAATATATGGTTGTTCTGTCAATGGCTCGTCCAATGAGTCATTATTTTTCGAATGGatccaacattttcagaacaatgtaaaatcaactattgATGACCCTGTGCTGCTTATTTTAGATAATCACAGCAGCCATATGTCacttgatatttttgaattttgtaaaaaacattctattgtcatggtaaccatacctccacacacttctcacaagcttCAACCACTAGATGTTACATTCTTTTCCTCTTTGAAATTAGTCTTCAGTCGTGAATGTGACATGTATATGAAGTCACAGGTGTATCACAAAATTACACCATATGAgttagcagaactttttaataaggcATATAATAAGGTCACTACCATGGACAATGGGCAGTCAGGGTTTAAGGCATGTGGGATTTGCCCTTTcaatccaaacaaatttcagcgtgacgacttacaacaatgtgagatcttcagagatgttgtccttgaagatgaagaggttccCAATGcaagaaatggaaatgaagtggttgCATCTACAAACGAGCCACATATCCCCAAAAGGAGTCAAGAACGAATTCTTGAatcttcagcagaagatgttccacttctagtaggcctagaagaggtcacaacaacatcaactaaaagtgcatgtgtcaagcac acgaaacaagccaagggaaagcctaagggaaagtcagtgatccttacagcaactccagagaagaataaactgctaacggagttatcaataaagaaacaaaaagaagccatgaaaaagaaagctgaaggaaacaagaaaagaaatcgtAAGGATAAAGCAGATAAGTGCAGAAATCTGCAACTTAAAAGTCTCAAAGAAGAAATAGACATTGTGTAA